A region from the Lolium perenne isolate Kyuss_39 chromosome 4, Kyuss_2.0, whole genome shotgun sequence genome encodes:
- the LOC127293034 gene encoding uncharacterized protein, whose product MPPAATFSSFSALMRRPPPPRCQRLLVAAARAHSTSGASQARGGLPRFHSPSLPSSKGEVVRIQGDEFWHMTRVLRLGINDRVELFDGAGGLVEGSIQKVDKNGSDVELLENARLIPPQGIQWHVFAAFGTLKGGRADWLIEKCTELGASSVTPLLTERCHTIAENRVDRLQRLVLAAVKQCQRVHDMSLKPPIQIHDLSLVVAQSKLAFLASAEAPPVLSVLPNSSNEESGLLIIGPEGDFTEEEVHVLKAAGAVPVGLGPCRLRVETATISLLSALMLWSDARHQERQQCR is encoded by the exons ATGCCACCCGCCGCCACCTTCTCGTCCTTCTCCGCGTTGATGCGCCggcctccgccgccgagatgccagcgcctcctcgtcgctgccgcgCGAGCGCACAGCACTTCCGGGGCCAGCCAGGCTCGCGGCGGCCTGCCGCGGTTCCACTCCCCGTCTCTCCCCTCGTCCAAG GGTGAGGTGGTTCGCATCCAAGGCGACGAGTTCTGGCACATGACACGCGTGTTGCGTCTTGGCATCAATGACAG GGTTGAACTATTTGATGGGGCTGGTGGCTTAGTTGAAGGATCCATACAAAAGGTTGACAAGAATGGATCAGATGTTGAGTTATTAGAGAATGCTAGGCTAATTCCTCCTCAGGGCATTCAATGGCATGTCTTTGCTGCATTTG GGACTCTGAAAGGTGGACGTGCAGATTGGCTTATAGAGAAATGTACT GAACTTGGAGCTTCCAGTGTTACGCCTCTTTTGACTGAAAGATGCCATACAATAGCAGAAAATAGAGTGGACAGGTTGCAACGGCTGGTGTTGGCTGCAGTTAAACAAT GCCAGAGAGTACACGATATGTCACTGAAGCCTCCAATTCAGATACATGATCTTTCGCTGGTT GTGGCACAGTCAAAGCTTGCTTTCTTAGCATCCGCTGAAGCGCCTCCTGTTTTAAGCGTTTTGCCAAATTCCAGCAACGAAGAAAGTGGGCTTTTAATTATTGGACCAGAAGGAG ACTTCACAGAGGAGGAGGTACATGTTTTGAAGGCGGCTGGTGCGGTCCCGGTTGGTCTTGGGCCATGCAGGCTACGAGTCGAGACAGCTACGATTTCACTCCTATCTGCTCTCATGCTGTGGTCCGATGCTCGTCACCAGGAAAGACAGCAATGCAGGTAG
- the LOC127293035 gene encoding uncharacterized protein, translated as MSTRRQFVNMLVSDSVKCMYTLRRFDLSRNQFFHPTAEAAKVLPTWSPNQNKMETHSVAAKEKKKLVRPPPALVNMKPSICLTNPEMEFKMHCYPLTETSLFTDSSARVFRFDADTRCFTTMPSLHTRKYSPLAISVPASPPTTAISYKNAGEGGCLYIIDGMLKAGKGVQFEAMVYRSCDNFLNRNIGNAWHCDALPLPPYVNSKAYKPAPICSYALVGGDTICISTMGVGTYCFNTVAREWYKAGDWMMPFNGKAEYDPELGLWFGVSATNFHLPCAADISGVVKGEEPPPKQTQIWTDIDVPKGWHPRPSHPTQVVSLGSGRFCITEFFHTLAYASPFDPPLPDETFAVFTGVEVVLPPDGNGKAKCATMMKHKSVTCRTHVANVIKSVV; from the coding sequence ATGAGCACCCGCCGCCAGTTTGTCAACATGCTGGTATCGGACAGCGTGAAGTGCATGTACACGCTGCGGCGCTTCGACCTGAGCCGCAACCAATTCTTCCACCCAACAGCAGAAGCAGCCAAAGTGCTGCCTACATGGTCACCCAATCAGAACAAGATGGAAACCCACTCGGTGGCtgccaaggagaagaagaagctggttAGGCCGCCGCCAGCCTTAGTCAACATGAAGCCGTCGATCTGCTTGACGAACCCCGAGATGGAATTCAAGATGCATTGCTATCCTCTCACTGAAACGAGTCTGTTCACCGACAGCTCCGCGCGAGTCTTCCGCTTCGATGCTGACACCCGCTGCTTCACAACCATGCCTAGCCTTCACACCCGCAAGTATTCCCCCTTGGCCATCTCCGTCCCGGCCAGTCCCCCGACCACGGCCATATCATACAAAAATGCAGGCGAAGGCGGATGCCTCTACATCATCGACGGGATGCTCAAGGCCGGCAAGGGGGTCCAGTTCGAGGCCATGGTGTACCGCAGCTGCGACAACTTTTTGAACCGCAACATCGGCAACGCCTGGCACTGCGACGCCCTACCGCTGCCGCCTTACGTCAACAGCAAGGCTTACAAACCTGCCCCCATCTGCTCCTATGCCTTGGTGGGTGGCGACACCATCTGTATCTCCACCATGGGCGTCGGCACCTACTGCTTCAACACTGTGGCTCGCGAGTGGTACAAGGCTGGAGACTGGATGATGCCCTTCAATGGCAAGGCTGAGTATGACCCGGAGCTTGGCCTCTGGTTTGGCGTCTCTGCCACCAACTTCCACCTCCCTTGCGCCGCTGACATCTCTGGCGTAGTAAAAGGGGAGGAGCCGCCGCCCAAGCAAACGCAGATATGGACAGACATTGACGTGCCAAAGGGGTGGCACCCGCGCCCTAGTCACCCCACCCAAGTCGTCAGTCTGGGCTCCGGCAGGTTCTGCATCACTGAATTCTTCCATACTTTGGCATATGCCAGCCCATTTGACCCCCCGCTCCCTGACGAGACATTTGCTGTCTTCACTGGCGTGGAGGTAGTGTTGCCTCCTGATGGCAATGGGAAGGCCAAATGCGCTACTATGATGAAGCACAAGTCGGTAACTTGCAGGACTCATGTCGCCAACGTGATCAAGTCGGTGGTCTGA